The genomic region ATCAAGCAGAAGATCGTGCCGATGTTGTGGTTCGACACGCAGGCCGAGGAGGCCGCGGCGTTCTACGTGTCTGTGTTCGAGGACGCCGAGGTCCTGCGCGTCAGCAGGTATGGGGAGGGCGCGCAGATGCCCTCGGGGACGGCACTGACAGTCGAGTTCACGCTCGCGGGACAGCGGTTCACGGCGCTCAACGGCGGACCGGTGTTCACGTTCACCGAAGCTGTGTCGTTCGTGGTGGACTGCTCCACGCAGGAGGAGGTCGACCACTACTGGGACCTGCTCGGCGAGGGTGGGCCTGTCGAGGCGCAGCAGTGCGGTTGGCTCAAGGACAGGTTCGGGCTTTCGTGGCAGATCGTGCCCAAGCAGCTCGGCGAGCTGATGAGCGATCCCGACCCAGTGAAGTCGCAGCGCACCATGGCGGCGATGCTGCAGATGACGAAGCTCGACATCGCCGAGTTGCAGCGCGCGCACGACGGGACGTAGCACGCCCACATCCTGCGATAACGTGAGCGCGGTAAGGATTCTGTCAGACCGTCGCGCTACGGTCGGCGTGTACGCACGCCTTCCAGGAGTGAGCGACGAAGCGATGCCCCCGAAACGGCTGCTCGAACTCATGCGCGACGAACTCCGTGCCCGTCACTACAGCGCGCGGACCGAAGAGGCTTACTGCATGTGGGTTAAGCGCTACGTGCGCTTCCACAAGATGCGGCATCCAGCGGACATGGGGGCGACTGAGATCAACGAGTTCCTCACCTACCTCGCAGTGGAGGAGAAGGTCAGCTCATCCACGCAGAACCAGGCGCTTTCGGGGTTGCTGTTCCTGTACCGCTACGTGTTCGGGT from Coriobacteriia bacterium harbors:
- a CDS encoding VOC family protein: MASIKQKIVPMLWFDTQAEEAAAFYVSVFEDAEVLRVSRYGEGAQMPSGTALTVEFTLAGQRFTALNGGPVFTFTEAVSFVVDCSTQEEVDHYWDLLGEGGPVEAQQCGWLKDRFGLSWQIVPKQLGELMSDPDPVKSQRTMAAMLQMTKLDIAELQRAHDGT